A stretch of Aeromicrobium tamlense DNA encodes these proteins:
- a CDS encoding ABC transporter permease — translation MTTLMENEPTAEAPASKSHYFEWFGRYGALLVLAALIIVTSILAPNTFPTVDNAINILNQSALSAIIAMGLTFVLVTGEFDLSIGNTASLAGVAACWLMVNQDFSIPLALVAILVVGGIVGLINGFVVTFMNVSALVATLGVGTIVIGVNYMISDGAPVALGDPDAFLEITFGRFLGIPYPVYIMLVIAALLWWLLNRTVLGQSMQAVGGNRVAAELSGIRVDRVRVIAFVVCSMCAAVTGFLLASRTGSAAVSAGDTYLLSAFAASFFGSAVLRDGQFHILGTLVGVITVSVGFNSIALIGLETYWQYFFQGLLLILGVGVGTLARRRAAA, via the coding sequence ATGACCACGCTCATGGAGAACGAGCCGACCGCGGAGGCGCCGGCCTCGAAGTCCCACTACTTCGAGTGGTTCGGCCGCTACGGCGCGCTGCTCGTGCTGGCGGCGCTCATCATCGTCACGTCGATCCTGGCGCCGAACACCTTCCCCACGGTCGACAACGCGATCAACATCCTGAACCAGAGCGCGCTCTCGGCCATCATCGCGATGGGTCTGACGTTCGTGCTGGTGACGGGCGAGTTCGACCTCAGCATCGGCAACACGGCGAGCCTCGCCGGCGTGGCCGCGTGCTGGCTCATGGTGAACCAGGACTTCTCGATCCCGCTCGCGCTGGTGGCCATCCTGGTCGTCGGCGGCATCGTGGGCCTGATCAACGGGTTCGTCGTCACCTTCATGAACGTCTCGGCCCTGGTGGCGACCCTGGGTGTCGGCACGATCGTCATCGGCGTGAACTACATGATCTCCGACGGCGCCCCGGTCGCCCTCGGCGATCCGGACGCGTTCCTGGAGATCACGTTCGGCCGCTTCCTGGGCATCCCCTACCCCGTCTACATCATGCTCGTCATCGCGGCGCTGCTGTGGTGGCTGCTCAACCGCACGGTGCTGGGCCAGTCGATGCAGGCCGTCGGCGGCAACCGCGTGGCGGCCGAGCTGTCGGGCATCCGGGTCGACCGCGTGCGCGTCATCGCGTTCGTCGTCTGCTCGATGTGCGCGGCGGTCACCGGCTTCCTGCTGGCGTCCCGCACGGGCAGCGCGGCGGTCTCGGCCGGCGACACGTACCTGCTGAGCGCGTTCGCCGCGTCGTTCTTCGGCTCGGCCGTCCTGCGCGACGGGCAGTTCCACATCCTGGGCACGCTCGTCGGCGTCATCACCGTCTCGGTCGGCTTCAACTCGATCGCCCTGATCGGACTCGAGACCTACTGGCAGTACTTCTTCCAGGGACTGCTGCTGATCCTCGGCGTCGGCGTCGGAACGCTGGCCCGCCGGCGCGCGGCTGCCTAG
- a CDS encoding sugar ABC transporter ATP-binding protein, with product MTIRPELDVPAQGDEGEKMTGATDSVRPGPEPTTTGLLQMRGISKSFGGSRALDGVSIEVEPGSVHALCGANGAGKSTLVKILAGLERADEGEILLDGRRVEVANPRDAADLGLSFIHQELNLVPKFSVLRNMAMGSGHPGRFGILDLRRLRREAKAVQERLGFDIPLDVEVEQLSVSDRWMVSLGRSLMRDARFIAMDEPTASFTDEEASRLMAVIEELTSDGVGILYISHRLDEVLEVSDTITVFRNGQKVATLDSAQTDRQELTTQIVGREVEKLVSRLEAEADETVAETRPVRLSVRNLSRAPRVIGASFDVHEGEIVGIAGLVGAGRTELARLLIGADRATGGTMTLNDAPYAPKSPHEALRAGIALVPEERRSQGLVLTDTVENNLAMAEHGSSPSMRSRFRPKSSRATGQALMERFSVKARSIRDTAHHLSGGNQQKVVVGKYVRTSPGLLVLDEPTVGVDVGARAEIYRIITGLASEGTSVLVISSDFEELAICDRVLVMRGGQLVAEVPASEFDEDHLTALCFGSHESSGTTETEEA from the coding sequence ATGACGATCCGTCCAGAGCTCGACGTGCCCGCGCAGGGCGACGAGGGGGAGAAGATGACCGGAGCCACTGACAGCGTCCGGCCCGGACCGGAGCCGACGACGACGGGGCTGCTCCAGATGCGTGGCATCTCCAAGTCGTTCGGCGGCAGTCGGGCTCTGGACGGCGTCTCGATCGAGGTCGAGCCCGGCTCGGTCCACGCCCTGTGCGGGGCCAACGGCGCCGGGAAGTCGACCTTGGTCAAGATCCTCGCCGGCCTCGAGCGGGCCGACGAGGGTGAGATCCTCCTCGACGGCCGGCGCGTCGAGGTCGCCAATCCGCGCGATGCGGCCGACCTCGGCCTGAGCTTCATCCACCAGGAGCTGAACCTGGTGCCGAAGTTCTCGGTGCTGCGGAACATGGCGATGGGATCGGGTCATCCCGGACGATTCGGGATCCTCGACCTGCGTCGCCTGCGCCGCGAGGCCAAGGCCGTGCAGGAGCGGCTCGGGTTCGACATCCCGCTGGACGTCGAGGTCGAGCAGCTGTCGGTCTCGGACCGGTGGATGGTCTCGCTGGGACGCTCGCTCATGCGCGATGCCCGGTTCATCGCGATGGACGAGCCGACGGCCTCGTTCACCGACGAGGAGGCCAGCCGACTGATGGCGGTGATCGAGGAGCTGACGTCCGACGGCGTGGGCATCCTCTACATCTCCCACCGTCTCGACGAGGTGCTCGAGGTCTCCGACACGATCACGGTGTTCCGCAACGGGCAGAAGGTCGCCACGCTGGACTCGGCGCAGACCGACCGCCAGGAGCTGACCACCCAGATCGTCGGCCGCGAGGTCGAGAAGCTGGTGTCGCGACTCGAGGCCGAGGCCGACGAGACCGTCGCCGAGACCCGGCCGGTGCGGCTGTCGGTGCGGAACCTGAGCCGTGCGCCGCGGGTGATCGGTGCCTCGTTCGACGTCCACGAGGGCGAGATCGTGGGCATCGCCGGCCTGGTCGGCGCGGGCCGCACCGAGCTGGCGCGGCTGCTCATCGGCGCCGACCGGGCCACCGGCGGCACGATGACGCTGAACGACGCGCCGTACGCGCCGAAGTCGCCGCACGAGGCACTGCGCGCGGGCATCGCGCTGGTGCCCGAGGAGCGGCGCAGCCAGGGGCTGGTCCTGACCGACACGGTCGAGAACAACCTCGCGATGGCCGAGCACGGCTCGTCGCCGAGCATGCGCTCGCGGTTCCGGCCGAAGTCGTCCCGGGCCACCGGGCAGGCCCTCATGGAGCGCTTCTCCGTGAAGGCCCGCTCGATCCGCGACACCGCCCACCACCTCAGTGGTGGCAACCAGCAGAAGGTCGTCGTCGGCAAGTACGTGCGGACCAGTCCCGGTCTGCTCGTGCTGGACGAGCCGACCGTGGGGGTGGACGTCGGCGCTCGCGCCGAGATCTACCGGATCATCACCGGACTGGCCTCCGAGGGCACCTCGGTCCTGGTCATCTCCAGTGACTTCGAGGAGCTCGCGATCTGCGACCGCGTCCTCGTGATGCGTGGGGGACAGCTGGTCGCCGAGGTCCCGGCCAGCGAATTCGACGAGGACCACCTCACCGCACTGTGCTTCGGAAGCCACGAGAGCTCCGGCACCACCGAAACGGAGGAAGCATGA
- a CDS encoding sugar ABC transporter substrate-binding protein — protein MKFRRIALGATMALALGTAAACGGSSSGSDGGDDSYSVGIVRFAPSEVTTEAVINKYTKLAEDEGWEVTTANPDGAVDKAIGAMQDFVQKDVDLIIVSVIESKSLTAGLKSAKAAGIPVASIAGGGADGVTFDLVVSPGTEVPEAMVKNMGGKGRVLALGYKPGLPCQLREDAFNKTVEGTDITVDRQEVLIPGQLESGQKFATTWLAKNPKGSEPLSIWACFDDPAMGAIVAAKQAGRDDVKIYGYDGTPPALKALKEGQLAATAAPDTAGSAQMLFDATPDVIKGGVDAEPKTEEIPFPIITPETLDQYLKDNPGADAS, from the coding sequence ATGAAGTTCCGACGCATCGCACTGGGAGCGACCATGGCTCTCGCCCTGGGCACCGCTGCCGCCTGTGGAGGCTCGTCCTCCGGATCCGACGGCGGAGACGACAGCTACTCCGTCGGCATCGTTCGCTTCGCGCCGAGCGAGGTCACGACCGAGGCCGTCATCAACAAGTACACGAAGCTCGCCGAGGACGAGGGCTGGGAGGTCACCACGGCCAACCCCGACGGTGCCGTCGACAAGGCCATCGGCGCGATGCAGGACTTCGTGCAGAAGGACGTGGACCTGATCATCGTCTCGGTCATCGAGTCGAAGTCGCTGACGGCGGGCCTGAAGTCCGCCAAGGCCGCGGGCATCCCCGTCGCGTCGATCGCGGGCGGCGGCGCCGACGGCGTCACGTTCGACCTGGTCGTCTCGCCGGGCACCGAGGTCCCCGAGGCCATGGTGAAGAACATGGGCGGCAAGGGCCGCGTGCTCGCGCTGGGCTACAAGCCGGGCCTGCCGTGCCAGCTGCGCGAGGATGCCTTCAACAAGACCGTCGAGGGCACCGACATCACCGTCGACCGCCAGGAGGTCCTGATTCCGGGCCAGCTGGAGTCGGGCCAGAAGTTCGCCACGACGTGGCTGGCCAAGAACCCGAAGGGCTCCGAGCCGCTCTCCATCTGGGCCTGCTTCGACGACCCGGCGATGGGCGCGATCGTGGCGGCCAAGCAGGCCGGTCGTGACGACGTGAAGATCTACGGCTACGACGGCACCCCGCCCGCGCTGAAGGCGCTCAAGGAGGGCCAGCTCGCGGCCACCGCGGCTCCGGACACGGCGGGCTCGGCCCAGATGCTGTTCGACGCGACACCCGACGTGATCAAGGGCGGCGTGGACGCCGAGCCGAAGACCGAGGAGATCCCCTTCCCGATCATCACGCCGGAGACGCTCGACCAGTACCTGAAGGACAACCCCGGCGCGGACGCGTCCTGA
- a CDS encoding SDR family oxidoreductase: protein MRLDGSVAIVTGAGGGIGAALCRRFVEHGARVVATDLDEGRLKEEVDAIAADHPGTIEALAGDCSDVEHIKSTIALAESAFGPVDLYAANAGVGLGENLDATPSDWQTSIDVNVMAHVRAAELLVPGWLERGSGHFLSTASAAGLLTQIGSATYSVTKHAAVAFAEWLSVTYGSRGIGVSCLCPMGVNTAMLNSGADSDSAAARQGAKAVTQAGLVLEALEVADIVVESLGTDEFLILPHPDVLEFYRRKGSDYDRWLRGMRRYQDSLA from the coding sequence ATGAGGCTCGACGGCAGCGTCGCGATCGTCACGGGCGCCGGTGGCGGCATCGGCGCGGCCCTGTGCCGGCGCTTCGTGGAGCACGGTGCGCGCGTCGTCGCCACCGACCTCGACGAGGGCCGCCTCAAGGAGGAGGTCGACGCGATCGCCGCCGACCACCCCGGCACGATCGAAGCGCTCGCGGGCGACTGCTCGGATGTCGAGCACATCAAGTCCACGATCGCACTCGCCGAGTCGGCGTTCGGCCCCGTGGACCTCTACGCCGCCAACGCGGGCGTGGGCCTGGGCGAGAACCTCGACGCGACGCCGTCGGACTGGCAGACCTCGATCGACGTCAACGTCATGGCGCACGTGCGCGCGGCCGAGCTGCTCGTCCCGGGCTGGCTCGAGCGCGGCAGCGGCCACTTCCTGTCCACGGCGTCGGCCGCCGGCCTGCTGACCCAGATCGGCTCGGCGACCTACTCGGTCACGAAGCACGCCGCGGTCGCCTTCGCGGAGTGGCTGTCGGTCACCTACGGGTCGCGCGGCATCGGCGTCAGCTGCCTGTGCCCCATGGGCGTCAACACGGCGATGCTCAACAGCGGCGCCGACTCCGACAGCGCGGCGGCGCGTCAGGGCGCGAAGGCGGTCACGCAGGCGGGACTCGTCCTGGAGGCACTCGAGGTGGCGGACATCGTCGTCGAGTCGCTGGGCACGGACGAGTTCCTGATCCTGCCGCACCCCGACGTCCTGGAGTTCTACCGCCGCAAGGGGTCGGACTACGACCGCTGGCTGCGCGGCATGCGCCGCTATCAGGACTCCCTCGCGTGA
- a CDS encoding AMP-binding protein, which produces MVNIAADVWAHAESDADRVAIRSPRTITFGQLRRTNEQVAGAVRAAGAAPLDRVLFIAPSIPEFPEIYYGLHAAGVTVITMNTMSTEPEIGYVLDDSGASLVIAWHECADNARAAAADRGLDFWQIDAGFSFDAEPLTEPHQHAAQDTALILYTSGTTGRPKGAELTAANLVDTVTSFQPVLNIDPDDRFGTGLPLFHVYGQAVCMNTTLSTGASFSLVHPFDPKVMLDVMVADELTTLAGVPTMWNAMLHVGGDYTADDFTALRLATSGGASLPVEVIRAFKDRFGCAILEGYGLTESTGAATFNDINREQKTGTVGPALPGSTIEVRDPEGNVLGADQPGEVYIQGPTIMKGYWNRPDATAADLRDGWLKTGDIGTLDADGYLSIVDRVKDLIIRGGYNVYPREVEEVLYEHPDIVEVAVVGVPDEHYGEEIAAVTVLTEGSEATTESIRAWAKERLSAYKVPHLFAFVDALPKGATGKILKRAIDRDELRSVAAQGNRA; this is translated from the coding sequence ATGGTCAACATCGCCGCCGATGTCTGGGCTCACGCCGAGTCCGATGCCGATCGCGTCGCGATCCGCTCGCCCCGCACCATCACCTTCGGCCAGCTGCGCCGGACGAACGAGCAGGTCGCCGGAGCCGTCCGCGCCGCGGGCGCCGCGCCGCTCGACCGGGTGCTGTTCATCGCGCCGAGCATCCCGGAGTTCCCCGAGATCTACTACGGCCTGCACGCCGCCGGCGTCACGGTCATCACGATGAACACGATGTCGACCGAGCCGGAGATCGGCTACGTGCTCGACGACTCGGGCGCCTCGCTCGTCATCGCCTGGCACGAGTGCGCCGACAACGCGCGCGCCGCCGCCGCCGACAGGGGCCTGGACTTCTGGCAGATCGACGCCGGCTTCTCGTTCGACGCCGAGCCGCTCACCGAGCCGCACCAGCACGCGGCCCAGGACACCGCGCTGATCCTCTACACGTCGGGCACGACGGGCCGCCCGAAGGGCGCCGAGCTCACGGCCGCGAACCTCGTCGACACGGTGACGTCGTTCCAGCCGGTGCTCAACATCGATCCCGACGACCGCTTCGGCACCGGGCTCCCGCTCTTCCACGTCTACGGACAGGCCGTCTGCATGAACACGACGCTGTCGACCGGCGCCTCGTTCTCGCTGGTGCACCCCTTCGACCCGAAGGTCATGCTCGACGTGATGGTGGCCGACGAGCTCACCACGCTGGCCGGCGTGCCGACGATGTGGAACGCGATGCTGCACGTCGGGGGCGACTACACGGCCGACGACTTCACCGCGCTGCGACTGGCCACGTCGGGCGGCGCGAGCCTCCCGGTCGAGGTCATCCGGGCGTTCAAGGACCGCTTCGGCTGCGCGATCCTCGAGGGCTACGGGCTGACTGAGTCCACGGGCGCCGCGACCTTCAACGACATCAACCGCGAGCAGAAGACCGGAACGGTCGGACCCGCGCTGCCCGGCTCGACCATCGAGGTCCGCGACCCCGAGGGCAACGTCCTCGGCGCCGACCAGCCCGGCGAGGTCTACATCCAGGGCCCGACGATCATGAAGGGCTACTGGAACCGGCCCGACGCGACCGCCGCCGACCTGCGCGACGGCTGGCTCAAGACCGGCGACATCGGCACGCTCGACGCCGACGGCTACCTCAGCATCGTCGACCGCGTGAAGGACCTCATCATCCGCGGTGGCTACAACGTCTACCCGCGCGAGGTCGAGGAGGTGCTGTACGAGCACCCCGACATCGTCGAGGTCGCGGTGGTGGGCGTGCCGGACGAGCACTACGGCGAGGAGATCGCCGCGGTCACCGTGCTGACCGAGGGCTCCGAGGCCACGACCGAGAGCATCCGCGCCTGGGCCAAGGAGCGGCTCTCGGCCTACAAGGTGCCGCACCTGTTCGCGTTCGTGGACGCCCTCCCGAAGGGCGCCACCGGCAAGATCCTCAAGCGGGCGATCGACCGCGACGAGCTGCGCTCGGTGGCCGCGCAGGGGAACCGCGCATGA
- a CDS encoding sugar ABC transporter substrate-binding protein translates to MNVRRMALGATMVAALATAAACGNSTGDGDGGGGDDSYDIGIVQFSATDETAEKAINSYIDYADEQDWNVTKVDPQGSVDKAISAVNDFVQKGVDLIIVTVFPTDQITGGVRAATEAGIPIISFSGGSGEGVPLNADSGALVSTDLSKQLVEDMGGEGELLLLGYKSGLPCIGREEALNEALEGSDITVTRQEVAIPGQVESGTKFTQAWLAKNPKDSGNLAIWACFDDPALGAVSALRSADRTDVKVYGINGTPAAVTAVQSGAMRATAFIDVAGAGRELAERTPEVIEGGVDAEPEDIPIPTFVVTKESYDEFAQKYPDEVK, encoded by the coding sequence ATGAACGTTCGACGCATGGCTCTCGGGGCGACGATGGTCGCGGCGCTGGCGACAGCCGCCGCGTGCGGGAACTCGACAGGCGACGGTGACGGTGGCGGGGGAGACGACTCCTACGACATCGGCATCGTCCAGTTCTCGGCCACCGACGAGACCGCCGAGAAGGCGATCAACTCCTACATCGACTACGCCGACGAGCAGGACTGGAACGTCACGAAGGTCGACCCGCAGGGCTCGGTGGACAAGGCGATCAGCGCCGTCAACGACTTCGTCCAGAAGGGCGTCGACCTCATCATCGTCACGGTCTTCCCGACCGACCAGATCACCGGCGGCGTCCGTGCCGCCACCGAGGCCGGCATCCCGATCATCTCGTTCAGCGGCGGCTCCGGCGAGGGCGTGCCGCTCAACGCCGACTCCGGCGCGCTGGTCTCCACCGACCTGTCGAAGCAGCTCGTGGAGGACATGGGCGGCGAGGGCGAGCTGCTGCTCCTGGGCTACAAGAGCGGTCTGCCGTGCATCGGTCGCGAGGAGGCGCTGAACGAGGCGCTCGAGGGCAGCGACATCACCGTCACGCGCCAGGAGGTGGCCATCCCCGGCCAGGTCGAGAGCGGCACGAAGTTCACCCAGGCGTGGCTGGCCAAGAATCCGAAGGACAGCGGCAACCTCGCGATCTGGGCGTGCTTCGACGACCCGGCGCTCGGCGCGGTCAGCGCCCTGCGGTCGGCCGACCGGACCGACGTCAAGGTCTACGGCATCAACGGCACGCCGGCCGCGGTGACGGCGGTCCAGTCCGGCGCCATGCGTGCGACGGCGTTCATCGACGTCGCCGGCGCCGGCCGCGAGCTGGCCGAGCGCACGCCCGAGGTGATCGAGGGCGGCGTCGACGCCGAGCCGGAGGACATCCCGATCCCCACGTTCGTGGTCACGAAGGAGTCCTACGACGAGTTCGCGCAGAAGTACCCGGACGAGGTGAAGTGA
- a CDS encoding SDR family oxidoreductase produces the protein MRRNTLITGASSGLGEGMARHLAASGHHLAITARRVERLEALRDELVATHPGIEVSVHALDVNDHDAVFRVFGEAADALGGLDRVVVNAGLGKGGRIGTGKFEANRQTAMTNFVAALAQSEAAMQHFYERNAGHLVLISSMSAMRGMPSSMTTYAATKAGVAHLAEGIRSDLIGRKGHDIKVTTLYPGYIASEMNEQVAQEQRLMVDTETGTAAMVKYIEKEVVDAAVPAWPWAPIGQVMKHAPLSVVRKLV, from the coding sequence ATGCGACGGAACACGCTGATCACGGGCGCCAGCTCGGGCCTGGGCGAGGGCATGGCCCGGCACCTGGCCGCGTCGGGACACCACCTGGCCATCACCGCCCGGCGGGTCGAGCGGCTGGAGGCGCTGCGCGACGAGCTCGTCGCCACGCACCCCGGGATCGAGGTCTCCGTGCACGCGCTCGACGTCAACGACCACGACGCCGTGTTCCGCGTCTTCGGCGAGGCGGCCGACGCCCTCGGCGGACTCGACCGTGTGGTCGTCAACGCGGGCCTGGGCAAGGGCGGCCGGATCGGCACCGGGAAGTTCGAGGCCAACCGGCAGACCGCGATGACCAACTTCGTCGCCGCGCTCGCGCAGTCCGAGGCCGCGATGCAGCACTTCTACGAGCGGAACGCCGGCCACCTCGTGCTGATCTCGTCGATGTCGGCGATGCGCGGCATGCCCTCGTCGATGACCACCTATGCCGCGACCAAGGCGGGCGTGGCCCACCTCGCGGAGGGCATCCGCTCCGACCTCATCGGCCGCAAGGGTCACGACATCAAGGTCACGACGCTCTACCCCGGCTACATCGCCAGCGAGATGAACGAGCAGGTGGCGCAGGAGCAGCGGCTGATGGTCGACACCGAGACGGGCACCGCCGCGATGGTGAAGTACATCGAGAAGGAGGTCGTCGACGCCGCCGTCCCCGCCTGGCCCTGGGCGCCGATCGGCCAGGTCATGAAGCACGCTCCGCTGTCGGTCGTGCGCAAGCTCGTCTGA
- a CDS encoding histidine phosphatase family protein — MGTLHLVRHGQASFGTDDYDRLSELGTRQSAALGSAWEAGGVVFTDAIAGGMLRHAQTAIAAIDASGLGEEDADPGLSGYEIDPRWNEYDHLAVATAFDPGALTKNSKEFQAALNEAIDVWRRGEGDFAEPYKLFRERVLAGFEEAVRLASGKGRRVLVFTSGGPIAMVASQLITGDDSAFQQLNDVVVNSSVTTLMVGATGPRVLTFNDHGHLPAADVTFR, encoded by the coding sequence GTGGGAACCCTGCACCTGGTGCGTCATGGTCAGGCGTCCTTCGGCACCGACGACTACGACCGCCTCAGCGAGCTGGGCACGCGCCAGTCGGCCGCGCTCGGCTCGGCCTGGGAGGCCGGGGGAGTCGTGTTCACCGACGCCATCGCCGGGGGCATGCTGCGGCACGCCCAGACCGCGATCGCCGCGATCGACGCCAGTGGCCTCGGCGAGGAGGACGCCGACCCGGGCCTGTCGGGGTACGAGATCGACCCGCGCTGGAACGAGTACGACCACCTCGCCGTCGCCACGGCCTTCGACCCGGGTGCGCTGACCAAGAACTCCAAGGAGTTCCAGGCCGCGCTGAACGAGGCGATCGACGTGTGGCGTCGCGGCGAGGGCGACTTCGCCGAGCCCTACAAGCTGTTCCGTGAGCGGGTCCTGGCCGGCTTCGAGGAGGCCGTCCGGCTCGCCTCGGGCAAGGGCCGCCGCGTGCTGGTGTTCACCTCCGGCGGACCCATCGCGATGGTCGCCTCGCAGCTCATCACCGGCGACGACTCGGCGTTCCAGCAGCTGAACGACGTCGTGGTGAACAGCAGTGTCACTACGCTCATGGTGGGCGCGACCGGCCCGCGGGTGCTGACGTTCAACGACCACGGGCACCTGCCCGCGGCCGACGTCACCTTCCGCTGA